The following are encoded together in the Vigna angularis cultivar LongXiaoDou No.4 chromosome 9, ASM1680809v1, whole genome shotgun sequence genome:
- the LOC108320629 gene encoding serine/threonine protein phosphatase 2A 55 kDa regulatory subunit B beta isoform isoform X2 — MNGGDEVVAAPAGPPQPLEWKFSQVFGERTAGEEVQEVDIISAIEFDKSGDHLATGDRGGRVVLFERTDTKDHRGSRRDLERMDYSISRHPEFRYKTEFQSHEPEFDYLKSLEIEEKINKIKWCQTANGALFLLSTNDKTIKYWKVQEKKVKKISDMNVDPKAMGNGSIASSSSSSSSKSFLANGVSPDGPYNYLSNDFSFPPGGIPSLRLPLVTSHETSLMARCRRVYAHAHDYHINSISNNSDGETFISADDLRINLWNLEISNQSFNIVDVKPANMEDLTEVITSAEFHPTHCNTLAYSSSKGSIRLVDLRQSALCDSHAKLFEEQEAPGSRSFFTEIIASISDIKFGKDGRYILSRDYMTLKLWDINMDSGPVATFQVHEYLRPKLCDLYENDSIFDKFECCLSGDGLRVSTGSYSNLFRVFGCVPGSTEATTLEASKNPMRRQVPTPSRPSRSLGNSITRVVRRGAESTGVDANGNSFDFTTKLLHLAWHPTENSIACAAANSLYMYYA; from the exons ATGAACGGCGGTGATGAGGTCGTGGCAGCTCCGGCGGGTCCACCGCAGCCGCTGGAGTGGAAATTCTCTCAGGTTTTCGGGGAACGTACGGCGGGGGAGGAAGTTCAGGAAG TGGACATTATTTCTGCTATTGAGTTTGACAAGTCTGGTGATCATCTTGCTACCGGTGACCGTGGTGGTCGAGTAGTTCTCTTTGAGAGAACAGATACAAAAGAT CATCGTGGATCAAGAAGGGATTTGGAGAGGATGGACTATTCTATTAGTAGACATCCTGAGTTCCGTTATAAAACAGAGTTTCAGAGTCATGAACCTGAG TTTGACTATCTTAAGAGCTTGGAAAtagaagagaaaattaacaaaatcaaaTGGTGTCAAACCGCCAACGGTGCCTTATTCCTTCTATCTACAAATGATAAAACCATCAAATATTGGAAG GTTCAAGAAAAGAAGGTCAAGAAAATTTCTGACATGAACGTTGATCCTAAAGCAATGGGAAATGGCTCTATTGCGAGTTCAAGTAGTTCCAGTAGCTCTAAATCATTTCTTGCAAATGGAGTATCTCCAGATGGACCATACAATTATTTAAGCAACGATTTCTCATTTCCGCCAGGAGGAATACCTTCACTAAGATTACCACTG GTAACCAGCCATGAGACGAGTTTGATGGCTCGATGCCGAAGAGTATATGCCCACGCACATGATTATCATATTAATTCTATTTCAAATAACAG CGATGGCGAAACTTTCATATCAGCTGATGATTTACGAATAAATCTTTGGAACTTGGAAATTAGCAATCAAAGTTTTAATATTGTTGATGTAAAGCCTGCAAATATGGAGGATCTGACTG AGGTTATAACATCAGCAGAATTTCACCCTACACATTGTAATACATTGGCATATAGCAGTTCAAAGGGTTCTATTCGTCTTGTTGACTTGCGGCAGTCAGCATTATGTGATTCTCATGCCAAACT ATTTGAGGAACAGGAGGCCCCTGGATCCCGATCATTTTTCACAGAGATTATTGCTTCTATCTCGGACATAAAATTTGGAAAGGATGGAAGATATATACTTAGTCGTGATTACATGACCCTAAAG TTATGGGACATCAATATGGATTCTGGCCCAGTTGCTACATTCCAGGTTCATGAGTATTTAAGGCCAAAG CTCTGtgatttatatgaaaatgattcaATTTTTGATAAGTTTGAGTGTTGTCTAAGTGGTGATGGATTGCGAGTTTCAACTGGCTCTTACAG CAATCTATTCCGTGTGTTTGGTTGTGTTCCTGGAAGTACCGAGGCTACAACTTTGGAAGCCAGTAAAAATCCAATGAG ACGTCAAGTTCCAACCCCATCAAGGCCTTCTAGATCACTGGGAAACAGTATAACAAGAGTTGTAAGACGTG GAGCCGAAAGCACTGGAGTTGATGCAAATGGGAATTCTTTTGATTTCACAACAAAGTTGCTGCACTTAGCATGGCACCCAACTGAGAATTCAATTGCTTGTGCTGCTGCAAATAGCTTATACATGTACTATGCCTGA
- the LOC108320629 gene encoding serine/threonine protein phosphatase 2A 55 kDa regulatory subunit B beta isoform isoform X1, producing the protein MNGGDEVVAAPAGPPQPLEWKFSQVFGERTAGEEVQEVDIISAIEFDKSGDHLATGDRGGRVVLFERTDTKDHRGSRRDLERMDYSISRHPEFRYKTEFQSHEPEFDYLKSLEIEEKINKIKWCQTANGALFLLSTNDKTIKYWKVQEKKVKKISDMNVDPKAMGNGSIASSSSSSSSKSFLANGVSPDGPYNYLSNDFSFPPGGIPSLRLPLVVTSHETSLMARCRRVYAHAHDYHINSISNNSDGETFISADDLRINLWNLEISNQSFNIVDVKPANMEDLTEVITSAEFHPTHCNTLAYSSSKGSIRLVDLRQSALCDSHAKLFEEQEAPGSRSFFTEIIASISDIKFGKDGRYILSRDYMTLKLWDINMDSGPVATFQVHEYLRPKLCDLYENDSIFDKFECCLSGDGLRVSTGSYSNLFRVFGCVPGSTEATTLEASKNPMRRQVPTPSRPSRSLGNSITRVVRRGAESTGVDANGNSFDFTTKLLHLAWHPTENSIACAAANSLYMYYA; encoded by the exons ATGAACGGCGGTGATGAGGTCGTGGCAGCTCCGGCGGGTCCACCGCAGCCGCTGGAGTGGAAATTCTCTCAGGTTTTCGGGGAACGTACGGCGGGGGAGGAAGTTCAGGAAG TGGACATTATTTCTGCTATTGAGTTTGACAAGTCTGGTGATCATCTTGCTACCGGTGACCGTGGTGGTCGAGTAGTTCTCTTTGAGAGAACAGATACAAAAGAT CATCGTGGATCAAGAAGGGATTTGGAGAGGATGGACTATTCTATTAGTAGACATCCTGAGTTCCGTTATAAAACAGAGTTTCAGAGTCATGAACCTGAG TTTGACTATCTTAAGAGCTTGGAAAtagaagagaaaattaacaaaatcaaaTGGTGTCAAACCGCCAACGGTGCCTTATTCCTTCTATCTACAAATGATAAAACCATCAAATATTGGAAG GTTCAAGAAAAGAAGGTCAAGAAAATTTCTGACATGAACGTTGATCCTAAAGCAATGGGAAATGGCTCTATTGCGAGTTCAAGTAGTTCCAGTAGCTCTAAATCATTTCTTGCAAATGGAGTATCTCCAGATGGACCATACAATTATTTAAGCAACGATTTCTCATTTCCGCCAGGAGGAATACCTTCACTAAGATTACCACTGGTA GTAACCAGCCATGAGACGAGTTTGATGGCTCGATGCCGAAGAGTATATGCCCACGCACATGATTATCATATTAATTCTATTTCAAATAACAG CGATGGCGAAACTTTCATATCAGCTGATGATTTACGAATAAATCTTTGGAACTTGGAAATTAGCAATCAAAGTTTTAATATTGTTGATGTAAAGCCTGCAAATATGGAGGATCTGACTG AGGTTATAACATCAGCAGAATTTCACCCTACACATTGTAATACATTGGCATATAGCAGTTCAAAGGGTTCTATTCGTCTTGTTGACTTGCGGCAGTCAGCATTATGTGATTCTCATGCCAAACT ATTTGAGGAACAGGAGGCCCCTGGATCCCGATCATTTTTCACAGAGATTATTGCTTCTATCTCGGACATAAAATTTGGAAAGGATGGAAGATATATACTTAGTCGTGATTACATGACCCTAAAG TTATGGGACATCAATATGGATTCTGGCCCAGTTGCTACATTCCAGGTTCATGAGTATTTAAGGCCAAAG CTCTGtgatttatatgaaaatgattcaATTTTTGATAAGTTTGAGTGTTGTCTAAGTGGTGATGGATTGCGAGTTTCAACTGGCTCTTACAG CAATCTATTCCGTGTGTTTGGTTGTGTTCCTGGAAGTACCGAGGCTACAACTTTGGAAGCCAGTAAAAATCCAATGAG ACGTCAAGTTCCAACCCCATCAAGGCCTTCTAGATCACTGGGAAACAGTATAACAAGAGTTGTAAGACGTG GAGCCGAAAGCACTGGAGTTGATGCAAATGGGAATTCTTTTGATTTCACAACAAAGTTGCTGCACTTAGCATGGCACCCAACTGAGAATTCAATTGCTTGTGCTGCTGCAAATAGCTTATACATGTACTATGCCTGA